In the genome of Dermacentor silvarum isolate Dsil-2018 chromosome 1, BIME_Dsil_1.4, whole genome shotgun sequence, one region contains:
- the LOC125943534 gene encoding uncharacterized protein LOC125943534 produces the protein MFNLWTACKERGSVMDDELKNVLASFGLNVRNAATVTTSDVLQAAGILLYKLDNAPIVSVELITNPSNATSKLIALGEPDILVSRADVELPASKKKLSALACKFFASWAQSGDRNDTLCDAVADVAFELAKVPHFA, from the exons ATGTTCAACCTCTGGACAGCTTGCAAAGAAAGGG GTTCCGTCATGGATGACGAACTCAAGAATGTGCTAGCATCCTTTGGACTCAACGTTCGCAATGCCGCCACAGTCACCACAAGCGACGTGCTACAGGCGGCGGGTATCCTGCTGTACAAGCTCGACAACGCGCCCATCGTTTCCGTGGAGCTCATCACGAATCCTTCGAACGCAACGTCGAAGTTAATAGCG TTAGGGGAGCCCGACATCCTCGTGAGCCGAGCGGACGTTGAGCTTCCCGCCAGCAAGAAGAAACTCTCGGCTCTGGCCTGCAAATTTTTCGCCTCGTGGGCGCAGTCAGGAGATCGAAACGACACCCTGTGCGACGCTGTTGCGGATGTCGCCTTCGAACTGGCCAAGGTTCCTCACTTCGCTTAA